In Brevibacillus brevis, a genomic segment contains:
- a CDS encoding SAF domain-containing protein codes for MKKQTLFLICLISFLLAGSSFYAATRYIDALAAEELFAPVVKVAQGKEISPFEPITREDVVLVSEETDEILPNSARDLESVIGKRSVQSMYEGEQLLLNKLTDTQLLPEKGQARYEFPLTYIQPLTELRKGDHVKIWVKYKPLTELQGLPDPAQFTKTNDTAELLFESQLVSVRDSNGIEIYTLKPSMLPSPDHMDAVFNGSKEKPILNSEKRYRDYRVQPTAMPAFVGFNLTDRQYVILSEAMSYGMLQIGHILDAKEVAS; via the coding sequence ATGAAAAAGCAAACCTTGTTTTTGATCTGCCTGATCTCCTTTTTACTGGCAGGCTCTTCTTTCTACGCAGCGACCAGGTACATCGATGCACTGGCAGCAGAAGAGCTTTTTGCCCCTGTCGTTAAAGTGGCTCAAGGCAAAGAAATATCGCCGTTTGAACCGATTACGCGGGAAGATGTCGTCCTTGTCTCGGAAGAAACAGACGAAATCCTGCCCAATTCGGCGCGTGACCTGGAGAGTGTCATCGGAAAACGAAGCGTGCAGAGCATGTACGAAGGGGAGCAATTACTTTTAAACAAGCTGACGGATACGCAGCTTCTCCCTGAGAAGGGACAAGCCCGATACGAGTTTCCATTGACGTACATTCAGCCTCTGACGGAGCTCCGCAAGGGGGATCACGTAAAGATATGGGTGAAGTACAAACCCCTGACAGAATTGCAGGGCTTGCCGGATCCAGCCCAGTTCACGAAAACAAATGATACAGCGGAACTGCTTTTCGAAAGCCAGTTGGTGAGCGTGCGAGACAGCAACGGGATTGAAATTTACACCTTGAAACCGAGCATGCTGCCTTCACCCGACCATATGGATGCCGTGTTTAACGGTTCGAAGGAAAAGCCCATCTTGAACAGTGAGAAACGCTATCGCGATTATCGGGTTCAGCCCACAGCCATGCCCGCCTTTGTCGGATTCAATCTGACCGATCGGCAGTATGTCATTCTATCGGAAGCGATGTCCTATGGCATGCTTCAGATCGGGCATATCCTGGATGCGAAGGAGGTTGCTTCATGA
- a CDS encoding ATPase, T2SS/T4P/T4SS family, translated as MDTLKRSWTQSALYGVESLKQAARDYLNHFGNTKEEKLEMQKILSSAEQGDRDSHNHIILRLQHYFEEVLKRPVTEQILPQVNGYEGLVFATYGWGILDAVLHLSPWVEEVRISANRKVAYIEHGVKKSLEYTPTWREVENLQQKLTNAAGLSFNEKKPRLSGYLDSIKARLTMFTFPYSRVPTILVRRFTTPAFSLDSLRTQPQPTFDEKVQWLMEQQVYGRGNVLVIGPMAAGKTTLMLCMLKLKDPRTEYVTIFESEHEMRFGDVWSGEVIELQNVEEIGIELAHCFKDMYRSTANTILIGEIREPIEAYHFINAGIRGTDATIGAMHERFPHKALQDLTDLVYQYGGRSIELTQERISRAVNFVNSLTYRNDGHRFIDAIHVTEWNETFGRVDSIPLVYRHRQTGVYEWTGKQIAPDLIEYMCYVGKADMDVLKELRLTDIGRQL; from the coding sequence ATGGATACATTGAAACGATCGTGGACGCAATCGGCTTTGTATGGGGTGGAAAGCCTGAAGCAGGCTGCACGGGATTATCTCAACCATTTTGGCAACACCAAAGAAGAGAAGCTGGAGATGCAGAAGATATTGTCTTCCGCTGAGCAAGGCGATCGAGATAGCCATAATCATATTATTTTGCGCCTGCAGCATTACTTTGAGGAAGTTCTCAAGCGACCGGTTACCGAACAAATTTTGCCCCAAGTCAATGGGTACGAAGGGCTTGTATTTGCTACTTACGGATGGGGAATCCTCGATGCCGTGCTTCACTTGTCTCCTTGGGTGGAGGAAGTGCGAATTTCCGCCAACAGAAAGGTAGCCTACATCGAACATGGCGTGAAAAAATCTCTCGAGTACACACCGACATGGCGGGAAGTAGAAAACCTCCAGCAAAAGCTGACAAATGCCGCAGGGCTTTCCTTCAACGAGAAAAAGCCTCGTTTGAGCGGATACCTCGATTCGATCAAAGCGCGGTTGACCATGTTCACATTCCCGTATTCTCGGGTACCCACGATTCTGGTCAGGAGGTTTACGACCCCTGCCTTTTCACTGGACAGCCTGCGTACCCAACCGCAGCCTACCTTTGATGAAAAGGTGCAATGGCTGATGGAGCAGCAAGTATACGGACGGGGAAACGTGCTGGTGATCGGTCCGATGGCGGCAGGGAAGACGACGTTGATGCTGTGCATGCTCAAACTGAAGGACCCGAGGACGGAATACGTGACCATATTTGAGAGCGAGCACGAGATGCGGTTCGGAGATGTTTGGAGCGGCGAAGTAATCGAACTGCAAAACGTAGAGGAAATTGGGATTGAACTCGCCCACTGCTTCAAAGACATGTACCGTTCCACAGCCAACACCATTTTGATTGGAGAAATCCGGGAGCCGATAGAGGCCTATCATTTCATCAACGCGGGCATCAGAGGGACCGACGCGACGATTGGAGCCATGCACGAACGCTTTCCGCACAAGGCGCTGCAAGATTTGACCGACCTTGTGTATCAGTACGGAGGGCGCAGTATTGAACTGACCCAGGAGAGAATCAGCAGGGCAGTCAATTTCGTCAATTCCCTGACGTATCGCAACGATGGGCATCGCTTTATCGACGCGATTCACGTGACGGAATGGAACGAGACCTTCGGCAGGGTGGATTCGATCCCGCTCGTTTACCGACACAGGCAAACAGGCGTATACGAATGGACTGGCAAGCAGATTGCTCCGGATTTGATTGAGTACATGTGTTATGTAGGAAAGGCGGATATGGACGTGTTAAAAGAATTGCGTTTGACGGATATAGGCAGGCAGCTATGA